The following DNA comes from Naumovozyma castellii chromosome 4, complete genome.
TCTAGAACAGCAGACTACTCTATTGCCCAATTTAGGTTcatattaaaattattgttaGTTCATGGGAGATATAATTATATCCGAACGGCCAAATTCATTCTCTgcactttcttcaaagaaataacATTTTATTTGACCCAACTGATTTTCCAAAGATACACCATGTTTTCAGGTTCATCGTTATACGAACCATGGTCCTTATCCATGTTTAACACATTGTTTACCTCTTTACCTGTTTTATGTATCGGaatgtttgaaaaagattTGAAGCCAATGACTTTGCTAACGATTCCAGAATTGTACTCGATGGGGAGATTATCTCAAGGATTTAATCTTATAATATTTGGAGAATGGGTGATTCAGGCAGCTGCATATGCATTACTGATAACCTTCTTAAATATAATCATCTGGGGAGAAACTGCATTATCCGATCATACCATGTATCCATTGGGTGTCATTAACTTTACCGCAATTGTTGCATTGGTAAATGTTAAATGTCAATTTATAGAGATGAATAATCGTAATTGGGTTGTCTTCACCTCTGTTATCTTATCTTGTGGTGGTTGGCTTGTTTGGTGTTGTGCCTTGCCTATTCTTAATCGTTCTGATGTAATTTATGATGTTCCGTATGGttttttttatcattttggTAAAGATATTACATGGTGGTGTTCCTGTTTTGTATTAGCTGTGTTACCAATTACCATTGACATTGTATATCAGACTTTTAAGACAATGATATGGCCTAGTGATGCTGATATTTTCTCTGTACTTGAACAAAAGAGTGAAATTAGGAAAAAATTAGAAATGGGTGCATATAATGAGATGAAGCAAGGATGGACTTGGGAACATGATCCGAATGCTTTCAAAAGATATAAGGAGAAAATATTGACGGCACATTCAAGATCAGGCTCTTATACTGATGAGGAAATGGAGATTGGTACAAGGGAAGGTAATCCAAAAGTGTTCAGTAAAACTACCATGAAAGCAGAGGTACCGTTAAATGTACAATCCAAAATGAAtggtaatttttccaaatataacCCAGAAGAATATGAAACTTTACCAAGTGGGAAAATAATCAAGAAGCAATCCATGGATTCTCAGAGTAGTTCAGAGCGACCTCTTAATATTGCATCAAAACTATCgaaaaaattaagattTAGTTTGAAAAGCGAacctgaagaagatatcgaagaaattatacaacaaagaatgaaggatttggaataattcttttttattttgaagatatagACAATTTATATATGACGATTATATTactattaatattattacaaCATGCATGAATTAGAAGTGTTCTAGTATTATATttgaacaagaaacaagaaacgAAATAATGAAGGGTCTATctgatttattaattaactATCTGGGAAAGTATTAAGTTAAAATAGTTATAAAATtctatatatttaaaatgTTCTTCATGTGGACACGCGGAGGGTACGAATAATTGCAAAGGTGTCATAAACGAACGATATgcaaaaaaatgaatattaGATAGAGAGGTCAAAAACTAACCAAACAGAAATCTTTCTAATATCGGTagaaggaaaaatattatcaacGGTAATAACACTCTTAATGTTTCATAATTTATTATGCCATCTTGCTGATTCCGCTGTTGTTGACGTTGACGTTGCTGTTGTCGTTGATGTCTTGCAAAAGTATGTCCTGGTCCTTGTGTATACATCTTAAATCCACCTGGACCACCAAACGAAAAAGTTGTTCCCTGTGCATTCATTCCCCCATTCATATTAAATAAGAAATCAAATATGTCTTCAGGCCCACCAGCCGCGGCAGCCGGATGACCGAATCTAGGTCCAAAGAACATATCTTCGAAACCCATTGGATGGTGCCCATGAGCATGACCACCACCTCTACTAAAGCCAGTGGCTGTACTTGATGGTATACTTCTGTCATCAGGATCTCTCCCAATTCGATCGTATAATTGTCTCTTTTCCACGTCGCTTAGAACTTCAAATGCTCTGTTTATGATTTTGAAAGCCTCGCTCGCCTTGGGGTGGGGATTCTTATCTGGATGTAACTTCACAGCTAATTTTCTGTATgctttttttatttcattgtCGTTTGCAGTCTTTTCTaccttcaatatttcataGAATGCATGTTTGTCCTTCGATATGACGTCCAATGCAATTTTCTCCTGTTCTTCAGTGTAGGTTGTCATACTTGCTAAGAGTGTTCCTTCGCAGGTAGGCTAGTGAGAGTGTCAAGTATGTGTGTTTATTATAGAAACAGGTTGTCACTCAACAGTTCCACTTCTGTCAATTTTCATTTCTCATTGACCaccttcattttcttcaacgGAAAATGCAACGACGCAAAACTTGGCACATCGCATTTGGTGGACCAAAGTGATAATTTCGCTCCTGTATAGTGGGGACgttttaaataataaacagTAGGTCAACTTTATGATATCAAATATTACTACAAAgttatattcttcttggtttggaagaaaaaaagaaatggaCGAGTCCGGAATCGAACCGAAGACCTCTCCCATGCTAAGGGAGCGCGCTACCAACTACGCCACACGCCCagtttttcttgtttttttgTAACTTAAGGATTTCCCACATTCAAATAGGGGTAACGTGAAACTCTACCAATCTTCAAGAAGTATTACTGTTCTTCCTTAAATTGCAAGTTCATTATTCCATTACATATATTCTATAAGTGCTCTTTATTTAGTTTTATTTCCGTTGGATATCCTTTACGAGTTTTGAAGGAGTATTGTATAGGGAGAGAACACTAagtatattttttaattgtttcaacCCTCTTGTTGGTGGACTCCAATCTTGGTATTTTTCCCATATCTGAATAACTCTGGCAATAGCTTCAGTATTATCCTTATTAAACTTGGAATCATctgaaaatatttgtttccaaCATGTGGTATCTAATGTAATGGAAAAGTCAACAGTATTGATACCCTCTTGTTCTGGCAGATTTCGAAGTTGAATGAATTTCGATAGAGCCTCGTGAAATTTCCACACTAGATCGTATTGGTTGACTGTGCTTAAAATACTGGAAGGAGATGAGGTATTGGGCAATACCTTTAATGCCTGGATAGTCAAGGGTTTCTTGGTTAGTGTTGTGTTTTGAATAAAGGTTCTATACATGGAATCATCGTCATAAATATCATCATATATTTGGATTAGATCAGGATACTTTAAGCTCTCGTAATGCgaatattccaaaaacTTATACACTGATGCTAAATTTTCAGGCAACTCATCGTTATAATTATCTGTCACGGTCACAGTCCCCCATTTATCATCCATTTCTTGTAACCAAGTTTTTAAATCATTTTGCTTTTGTTTCCTCATGGACGGTGAAATTGTATTTTCGTTAAATGACctagaaataaaaaaaggGCTAAGTAGCTTCAATACTGGaataaattcttccttCCCTAAGTTCTGTGTCAATATTAGGTTATTCATTAATGTGACTTCAAAATTACGCTCCTTAGGGATCTTTATCTCTGCCTCAAAATTTGGTGACTTCATATGGATGTCTTGTATGCCTAAGTCATTAGGTCTTCTAGTGTCAATGGAGAGGTATTTCCCATTACACCAAATGTTTCTAATAATCTTAGGATGCTTGTAATCTATAGCCAATTTTTGCGTAATGGTCATAAAATTATCATATAATTTCCCAAATAATGTTAATCTAAGAGAATCCCAATTTAACAACAACCAGTTCAAATTTCCTTGAATTAATTTGGATTCAGCAGAACCTATTTCTTTAtatgatttaatttttgaaaggACTTCCTGTTCATTCTTACTTAACCCCTGAAACAATTGCTTCTCTCTATTTTGTTGTATCTTTTTGTTATCTTCCTCCGTACTTGTTGTAAAATCAGTACTGTGATCCCAGAATCGATACCCGCCTAAACATGATTCAATGGCAAGTAACCCAATATTGGtattctttttaattttaaattcagTAGCTCTTTCCAAGATATTTCTGGCGAGTAATATCATTAAGGGAACACTATGATATACGCCAATAAAGAAAACATTGTCCACTTCATTGAAGTGATCATTCCAATGGCTTATTAGTTCTAAGCATTCATTTAAAACTGTCATAGTATCTGAACTATCTAAGGGACATTCAAAGGACAAAGATTTTATCTCTGATGGAGCTTCAAACTGTAACGATTGTGCCAATTTTTTACAAAGATATTGAGCTGTCCTTTGTTCCCCGATAGATGATCTTTCGTATTTTTCAGGCAACCATCCTACGattgatattattaagattttcctttcttttaATGGCGAAACAGtatccttcttcaaatagAGATGGTTTTCTCGGGAGAAATTATAATAATCCTTCACTGCAGTTGCAATTTTGGTCTTAAATGGCATATTGTGATAAATCTCCAAAGGAGAATCTGCAGGCAAGATAGTGGAGTTTTTAATGTAGACGTGATAGCCAGGATGGGTTTCCATAgggtatttatttaaaggTAAAGGGCACTTTCCCGACCCAGTCCCAAAAACACTGACCACACCATTTCGTTCCGTCCATGAGGCCAAATCCTTAACGTTCAAGCCTGTCAAATTTTCATACCAACACCATGTATGTGATCTTTGCTTTATGCATTTAATGGATTCTGTTTCCAAGTATGATATTTGTTGAACGTTTAATTGAGAGTACCTTGCGTTAGAGTTGATCATTAATCGTTCTCTATCTGTTGGACCAGTTCTATACTCTGATATTTTGTTCCAAACATTACTATACCATCTCTGTTGGTCCATTATCTCTTCAGGTGTCGTTTCATCTACATTGGCAGCGGATTGTTCCTCTTGTGACGTGGATGTAGCAGCAGTAGCACGGTATGGCAGCCATGTTCTCCAACCACCGGTCGGTTGTTCTTGATTATTTATAATGTTGGACTCTGCATTAGACGCCATAGTAACCTAACACCTTGTTTGGTCTTTGTT
Coding sequences within:
- the HLJ1 gene encoding type I HSP40 co-chaperone HLJ1 (ancestral locus Anc_2.350), whose protein sequence is MTTYTEEQEKIALDVISKDKHAFYEILKVEKTANDNEIKKAYRKLAVKLHPDKNPHPKASEAFKIINRAFEVLSDVEKRQLYDRIGRDPDDRSIPSSTATGFSRGGGHAHGHHPMGFEDMFFGPRFGHPAAAAGGPEDIFDFLFNMNGGMNAQGTTFSFGGPGGFKMYTQGPGHTFARHQRQQQRQRQQQRNQQDGIINYETLRVLLPLIIFFLLPILERFLFG
- the CVM1 gene encoding Cvm1p (ancestral locus Anc_2.353), which translates into the protein MASNAESNIINNQEQPTGGWRTWLPYRATAATSTSQEEQSAANVDETTPEEIMDQQRWYSNVWNKISEYRTGPTDRERLMINSNARYSQLNVQQISYLETESIKCIKQRSHTWCWYENLTGLNVKDLASWTERNGVVSVFGTGSGKCPLPLNKYPMETHPGYHVYIKNSTILPADSPLEIYHNMPFKTKIATAVKDYYNFSRENHLYLKKDTVSPLKERKILIISIVGWLPEKYERSSIGEQRTAQYLCKKLAQSLQFEAPSEIKSLSFECPLDSSDTMTVLNECLELISHWNDHFNEVDNVFFIGVYHSVPLMILLARNILERATEFKIKKNTNIGLLAIESCLGGYRFWDHSTDFTTSTEEDNKKIQQNREKQLFQGLSKNEQEVLSKIKSYKEIGSAESKLIQGNLNWLLLNWDSLRLTLFGKLYDNFMTITQKLAIDYKHPKIIRNIWCNGKYLSIDTRRPNDLGIQDIHMKSPNFEAEIKIPKERNFEVTLMNNLILTQNLGKEEFIPVLKLLSPFFISRSFNENTISPSMRKQKQNDLKTWLQEMDDKWGTVTVTDNYNDELPENLASVYKFLEYSHYESLKYPDLIQIYDDIYDDDSMYRTFIQNTTLTKKPLTIQALKVLPNTSSPSSILSTVNQYDLVWKFHEALSKFIQLRNLPEQEGINTVDFSITLDTTCWKQIFSDDSKFNKDNTEAIARVIQIWEKYQDWSPPTRGLKQLKNILSVLSLYNTPSKLVKDIQRK